The following are encoded in a window of Bacillus sp. SORGH_AS_0510 genomic DNA:
- a CDS encoding DUF2294 domain-containing protein produces MAKNLEHQFSMLVREIRKEYVGNGPKEITTKFIGSWAISEMKGNLTNVEKFMITSDHGEQMVHETRTRFVKEIYKKPEVLLKFQELMGAKVLRLFSDINIKEDIAMTVFVFDQPIEGK; encoded by the coding sequence CATGCTTGTTCGTGAGATTCGGAAGGAATATGTCGGGAATGGTCCAAAGGAAATTACGACTAAATTTATCGGTTCTTGGGCGATAAGTGAAATGAAAGGGAACCTGACGAATGTGGAGAAGTTTATGATTACTTCGGATCATGGTGAACAGATGGTCCATGAAACGAGAACGAGATTTGTGAAGGAAATCTATAAAAAGCCAGAGGTCCTTTTAAAATTTCAAGAATTGATGGGTGCAAAAGTACTACGGTTATTCTCTGACATTAATATCAAAGAAGATATTGCGATGACTGTATTCGTTTTTGACCAGCCGATTGAGGGAAAGTAA
- the fdhD gene encoding formate dehydrogenase accessory sulfurtransferase FdhD → MDQPMKLESNIWRYEDGAIQRVTDTIVTEYPITIVLNGEEFATLVCSPEHIEELVVGFLASEGIIRSISEIKELTMIEATGRAIVNTHKVNKLNELFHSKRVVTSCCGKSRQSFYFYNDARTVKPLENVDATISIDQCFQLMQLMQESSVIFQDTGGVHNAALCDRNGIIVDRTDIGRHNALDKIYGYCLQHSISLSDKIIVFSGRISSEVLLKVAKIGCGIVLSKSAPTELALRLAEELQITTVGFLRNHSLNIYTRPDRIEVKGKQSLT, encoded by the coding sequence ATGGATCAGCCAATGAAACTAGAAAGTAATATATGGCGGTATGAGGATGGAGCCATACAAAGAGTGACGGATACCATCGTCACGGAATATCCGATCACCATTGTTCTAAATGGGGAGGAATTCGCGACACTCGTCTGCAGCCCTGAGCACATCGAGGAATTAGTGGTTGGCTTTTTGGCGTCAGAAGGAATTATCAGAAGTATCTCAGAAATTAAGGAACTTACGATGATTGAAGCGACCGGGCGCGCCATTGTCAATACGCATAAGGTCAACAAACTAAACGAATTGTTCCATTCCAAGCGAGTAGTCACCTCCTGTTGCGGAAAAAGCCGTCAAAGTTTTTATTTTTATAATGATGCAAGAACCGTTAAACCATTGGAAAACGTTGATGCGACGATTTCTATCGACCAATGCTTTCAGTTAATGCAACTGATGCAGGAGTCGTCTGTAATCTTCCAGGACACGGGTGGGGTTCATAATGCAGCACTTTGTGACCGTAATGGTATTATTGTGGATAGGACGGACATAGGGCGACATAATGCTTTAGATAAAATTTATGGTTATTGCTTGCAGCATTCGATCTCCCTTTCAGACAAGATTATTGTTTTTAGTGGTCGAATTTCTTCAGAAGTTTTGCTAAAAGTAGCGAAAATAGGTTGCGGGATTGTTCTGTCAAAATCAGCACCAACCGAACTAGCCCTAAGGCTCGCGGAAGAGCTTCAAATTACGACCGTTGGTTTTCTCCGCAATCATTCCTTAAATATCTATACAAGACCGGATCGGATTGAGGTAAAAGGGAAGCAATCACTAACTTAA
- a CDS encoding Ig domain protein group 2 domain protein, with protein MIALVFLLISSLFYVTPNASAENALDPAPQLQPVGTANGKKILFDNTHGQTAGAADWVLDGGFSDFANALANKGYYAKELRKNSPITYEDLQGYNVFIIGEANIPYKTSEQAAMIQYVQNGGSLFFIGDHYNADRNKNRWDASEVFNGYRRGAYSNPTKGMSTEEASSAAMQGVTGSDWLSTNFGIRFRYNAIGDVTANDIVAPSQAFGITTGVSTVAMHAGSTLAITDPNKAKGIVYLPSTSLAWGNAVDQGVYNGGGRAEGPYAAVAKLGIGKAAFIGDSSPVEDASPKYLREETGSSKTTYDGFKEQNDGTLLVNIIDWLAKQESYTALSQVSGLQLDQPTSLLSMENPQTSTEPQAEPWAAPATGYKWYDSSTFKSGSYGYGSSGSGGSGGTTVLNEKFESGTKTAYTSGNVTLASGSWYFDNALIGNLSGDKKTGTQSARVRSAGAITMNFNVSGAKSIQISHANFSTDSGANWQLQMSTNSGSSWTNVGSTNTSTSTLTVKTFTLNQTAPVRFRIVVSGTTGQRINFDDIVISN; from the coding sequence GTGATTGCATTAGTTTTTCTATTAATCTCCTCTCTTTTTTATGTTACACCGAATGCTTCAGCCGAGAATGCACTAGATCCTGCTCCACAGCTGCAGCCAGTCGGTACGGCTAATGGGAAGAAAATCTTATTTGATAATACTCACGGACAAACGGCAGGAGCGGCCGATTGGGTTTTGGATGGAGGGTTTTCTGACTTTGCCAATGCCTTAGCAAACAAAGGGTATTATGCAAAAGAACTGCGTAAAAATTCACCGATTACCTATGAAGATTTACAAGGCTATAATGTATTCATTATTGGAGAAGCAAATATCCCTTACAAAACATCTGAACAAGCTGCCATGATCCAATATGTGCAAAATGGCGGGAGTCTCTTTTTTATCGGCGACCATTATAATGCGGACCGCAACAAGAATCGTTGGGATGCTTCGGAGGTCTTTAATGGTTATCGAAGAGGTGCCTATTCCAATCCTACAAAAGGAATGAGTACGGAAGAGGCTTCGTCTGCAGCCATGCAGGGAGTAACAGGATCGGACTGGCTTTCAACCAACTTTGGAATCCGTTTCCGTTACAACGCGATTGGCGATGTAACAGCCAATGATATTGTGGCACCAAGTCAAGCCTTCGGAATTACTACGGGGGTCTCTACTGTTGCCATGCATGCAGGGTCAACGCTAGCTATAACCGATCCGAATAAAGCAAAAGGAATTGTCTATCTTCCTTCAACATCTTTGGCGTGGGGAAATGCTGTGGATCAAGGTGTCTATAATGGCGGGGGCAGAGCAGAGGGCCCGTATGCAGCTGTCGCTAAGCTAGGTATAGGAAAAGCAGCATTTATCGGAGATTCTTCACCTGTAGAAGATGCGAGTCCAAAATATTTACGTGAGGAAACAGGCTCCAGTAAGACAACGTACGATGGTTTTAAGGAACAGAATGATGGTACATTACTTGTGAATATCATCGACTGGTTGGCAAAACAAGAAAGTTATACGGCGTTATCACAGGTGAGCGGACTGCAGCTTGACCAGCCAACTTCCTTATTATCGATGGAAAATCCACAAACATCTACTGAGCCTCAGGCTGAACCGTGGGCTGCACCAGCAACAGGCTATAAATGGTATGATTCTTCCACGTTTAAATCCGGTTCCTATGGTTACGGTTCTAGTGGATCAGGCGGATCCGGCGGGACAACGGTATTGAATGAAAAATTTGAATCGGGAACCAAAACAGCTTATACTTCAGGCAATGTAACACTCGCAAGTGGTTCATGGTATTTTGATAATGCGCTTATTGGCAATTTGTCAGGAGATAAGAAAACGGGTACACAGTCGGCACGTGTACGATCAGCCGGAGCTATTACCATGAACTTCAATGTAAGTGGAGCAAAAAGCATACAGATTTCTCATGCTAATTTCAGTACCGATAGCGGGGCCAATTGGCAGCTTCAAATGTCTACTAATAGCGGTTCGTCGTGGACAAACGTAGGAAGTACGAATACTAGTACATCCACTTTAACGGTGAAAACATTTACGCTGAACCAAACAGCACCGGTACGCTTCCGCATTGTTGTTTCAGGTACAACAGGACAGAGAATTAATTTTGATGATATTGTGATTAGTAACTAA